From the Salvelinus alpinus chromosome 32, SLU_Salpinus.1, whole genome shotgun sequence genome, one window contains:
- the LOC139562632 gene encoding zinc finger SWIM domain-containing protein 8-like isoform X8: MELMFAEWEDGERFSFEDSDRFEEDSLCSFISEAESLCQNWRGWRKQSAGPNSPTVKIKDGQVIPLVELSAKQVAFHIPFEVVEKVYPPVPEQLQLRIAYWSFPENEEDIRLYSCLANGSPDEFQRGEQLYRMRAVKDPLQIGFHLSATVVSPQAGQSKGAYNVAVMFDRCRITSCSCTCGAGAKWCAHVVALCLFRIHNASAVCLRAPVSESLSRLQRDQLQKFAQYLISELPQQILPTAQRLLDELLSSQSTAINTVCGAPDPTAGPSASDQSTWYLDESTLSDNIKKTLHKFCGPSPVVFSDVNSMYLSSTEPPAAAEWACLLRPLRGREPEGIWNLLSIVREMLKRRDSNAAPLLEILTEQCLTYEQIIGWWYSVRTSASHSSASGHTGRSNGQSEVAAHACASMCDEMVVLWRLAVLDPTMSPHRRLELAAQLKQWHLKVIEIVKRGQHRKSLDKLFQGFKPAVESCYFNWEVAYPLPGITYCSADKKSASFCWARAVQQQRGAKAGLAGDPPEHGGGRSGSSEGGGGDYKGRSPQQEVAVRPKETIVSKRKGLSAGGGGGVLVRLGGSVSLSLEEGSSKGMYKGAGSSSSTGGKAKIAQGGKSSSGGSGVVGGKHQAAKRRTSSEDSSLEPDMAELSLDDGSSLALGAEASNTFDFMPPPPEMLPSPSPLLREPHKYSGGGKGAGNTPKERAFEGKRVTLAATLPATEPQPAFPTKENAAVIVEAAITVEKVVNVEAEMNGNEEAAIAGDARPSTSVVTVTAAAAKSPRGARRETGTEAVALPNQAPEGAAEAGAGGDPVGEDDYQAYFLNSANEEGAERVSENNEEEPDIFAGIKPLEQEGQMEVLFACAEALHAHGYSNDACRLAVELAGDLLANPPDLKVEQPQTKGKKSKVSTSRQTQVATNTLVKTSFLLTVLSERLELHNLAFSTGMFSLELQRPPASTKALEVKLAYQESEVVALLKKIPLGLVEMTSIRDRAEQLRDGNFCDYRPVLPLMLASFIFDVLCTPVCTVVSPTGSRPPSRNRNNEMPGDEELGFEAAVAALGMKTTVSEAEHPLLCEGTRREKGDLALALMITYKDDQSKLKKILDKLLDRESQTHKPQTLSSFYSSKPAASSQRSPSKHATHTAHGHGGATGGVSKHAPNTTAAAGSSSSLQAVAAGGAAGQQAGLAGSGVQNNSTAGECVSEAREQADGVQPASCDQPSEAVPFKPEGTVPSRLALGGRGAYSGRCWGSPVRQKKKHTGMASIDSSAPETTSDSSPTLSRRPLRGGWAAASWGRGQDSDSISSSSSDSLGSSSSSGSRRAGGGARAKSTDTSRYKGRRPECHAPHVPNQPSEAAAHFYFELAKTVLIKAGGNSSTSIFTQPSASGGHQGPHRNLHLCAFEIGLYALGLHNFVSPNWLSRTYSSHVSWITGQAMEIGSAALNILVECWDGHLTPPEVASLADRASRARDPNMVRAAAELALSCLPHAHALNPNEIQRALVQCKEQDNVMLEKACMAVEEAAKGGGVYPEVLFEVAHQWYWLYEQTVGGVSGAQREGPGRCGANGGAGRRPPETGHGVMDNIGNMDSSGVATVTASVTAAAVVPVISVGSTIYQSHALPGSAMAHPHTQGLHPYTTIQAHLPTVCTPQYLGHPLQHVPRPTVFPVSGGAYPQGMHPAFIGAQYPFSVATGPHPPMAATAVTFPGVPVPSMTQIAVHPYHTETGLPLSTTVAGAASFSPFYPVGGVHSGATIQAIQGSSLPGMSSQPVSLVSAPFPSEDEQHSQPISQQGLHYLHSAYRVGMLALEMLGRRAHNDHPNNFSRSPPYTEDVKWLLGLAARLGVNYVYQFCVGAAKGVLSPFVLQEIIMEALQRLNPAHIHAHLRTPAFHQLVQRCQQAYLQYIHHRLIHLTPADYDDFVNIIRSARGAFCLTPVGMMQFNDVLQNLKRGKQTKELWQRISLEMATFSP, from the exons ATGGAACTAATGTTCGCCGAGTGGGAAGACGGAGAGAGGTTCTCCTTCGAAGATTCTGACCGGTTCGAGGAGGACTCGCTCTGCTCCTTCATATCAGAGGCTGAGAGTCTGTGTCAGAACTGGAGGGGATGGAGAAAACAGTCTGCTGGACCAAATTCTCCTACAGTGAAGATTAAAG ATGGTCAGGTCATCCCTCTGGTGGAGCTATCAGCCAAGCAGGTGGCATTCCACATCCCGTTTGAGGTGGTGGAGAAGGTCTACCCTCCTGTCCCCGAGCAGCTGCAGCTCCGCATCGCCTACTGGAGCTTCCCAGAGAACGAGGAGGACATCCG GCTGTACTCGTGTCTGGCTAACGGCAGCCCTGATGAGTTCCAGCGAGGGGAGCAGCTGTACAGGATGAGGGCTGTCAAAGACCCTCTGCAGATAG gttTCCACCTCAGTGCCACCGTGGTGTCGCCCCAGGCTGGCCAATCAAAAGGGGCGTACAATGTGGCTGTCATGTTCGACCGCTGCCGCATCACTTCCTGCAGTTGCACCTGTGGAGCCGGGGCCAAGTGGTGCGCCCATGTGGTGGCCCTCTGCCTCTTCAGGATCCACAAC GCGTCTGCAGTGTGCTTGCGAGCCCCCGTGTCAGAGTCCCTGTCCCGGCTGCAGAGGGACCAGCTGCAGAAGTTTGCCCAGTACCTCATCAGTGAGCTTCCCCAACAG ATTTTGCCCACAGCCCAGAGGCTCCTGGATGAGCTCCTGTCCTCCCAGTCCACAGCCATCAACACAGTGTGTGGGGCTCCCG ACCCCACTGCTGGCCCCTCAGCCTCTGATCAGAGCACCTGGTATCTAGATGAGTCTACGCTCAGTGACAACATCAAGAAGACTCTGCACAAGTTCTGTGGCCCCTCTCCTGTTGTCTTCAG TGACGTCAACTCCATGTACCTGTCATCCACGGAGCCTCCGGCGGCGGCAGAGTGGGCGTGTCTGCTGAGGCCGCTGAGGGGGCGGGAGCCCGAGGGGATCTGGAACCTCCTGTCCATCGTTAGGGAGATGCTCAAGAGGAGAGACAGCAATGCTGCACCCCTACTAGAGATCCTCACTGAGCAGTGTCTCACTTATGAACAG ATCATTGGCTGGTGGTACAGCGTGCGTACGTCGGCATCCCACAGCAGTGCCAGCGGGCACACGGGGCGCAGTAACGGGCAGTCGGAGGTGGCAGCCCACGCCTGCGCCAGCATGTGTGATGAGATGGTCGTTCTGTGGAGGCTGGCTGTCCTAGACCCCACCATGAGCCCTCATAG GCGTTTGGAGCTGGCTGCCCAGCTCAAGCAGTGGCATCTGAAAGTGATTGAGATCGTGAAGCGAGGACAACACCGCAAGTCCCTGGACAAACTGTTCCAGGGCTTCAAGCCAGCCGTGGAGTCCTGCTACTTCAACTGGGAGGTGGCCTACCCACTGCCAGGCATCACCTACTGCAGTGCAGACAAGAAGAGCGCTTCCTTCTGCTGGGCCAGGGCAGTGCAGCAGCAGAGAGGGGCCAAGGCTGGCCTGGCTGGAGACCCCCCTGAACATGGAGGAGGGAGATCTGGCAGTTCTGAGGGAGGTGGGGGAGACTACAAGGGCAGAAGTCCCCAACAAGAAGTGGCGGTCAGGCCCAAAGAGACCATCGTGAGCAAGAGGAAGGGGTTGTCGGCCGGGGGCGGAGGAGGGGTCCTAGTGCGGCTAGGGggcagtgtgtctctctctctagaggaGGGCAGTAGTAAGGGGATGTACAAAGGCGCAGGTTCCTCCTCGTCCACTGGGGGCAAGGCTAAGATAGCCCAGGGGGGCAAGTCGTCCTCTGGGGGATCAGGAGTGGTAGGGGGAAAACACCAAGCGGCCAAGCGGCGCACCAGCAGTGAGGACAGCTCCCTCGAGCCTGACATGGCCGAGCTGAGCCTGGATGATGGCTCCAGTCTGGCGCTGGGTGCTGAGGCCAGCAACACCTTTGACTTCATGCCCCCGCCGCCTGAGATGCTGCCCTCACCAAGCCCGCTACTCAGAGAGCCACACAAATACAGTGGGGGAGGGAAAGGGGCCGGAAACACGCCCAAGGAGCGCGCCTTCGAGGGCAAACGGGTCACCCTTGCTGCCACCCTGCCTGCCACTGAGCCCCAGCCCGCTTTCCCCACCAAAGAGAACGCTGCTGTCATCGTGGAAGCAGCCATTACCGTGGAGAAGGTGGTGAATGTGGAGGCGGAGATGAATGGAAATGAGGAGGCGGCCATCGCTGGAGACGCTCGGCCCTCCACCTCGGTTGTTACCGTGACTGCAGCTGCTGCCAAGTCACCGCGTGGTGCCCGCCGAGAAACTGGCACCGAAGCCGTAGCCCTGCCCAATCAGGCCCCAGAGGGAGCAGCAGAAGCAGGGGCAGGAGGAGACCCTGTAGGAGAGGATGACTACCAGGCCTACTTTCTGAATTCAGCTAAtgaggagggggcagagagagtgtCGGAGAACAACGAGGAGGAACCAGACATCTTTGCTGGGATCAAGCCACTGGAGCAGGAGGGCCAGATGGAGGTGCTGTTTGCGTGTGCAGAGGCCCTCCACGCTCACGGCTACAGCAACGATGCCTGCAGACTGGCAGTGGAGCTGGCTGGAGACCTGCTGGCCAACCCTCCAGACCTGAAGGTGGagcagccccagaccaagggcaAGAAGAGCAAGGTGTCCACCAGCAGGCAGACCCAGGTGGCCACCAACACGCTGGTTAAGACCTCCTTCCTGCTGACGGTGCTGAGCGAGAGGCTGGAGCTTCACAACCTGGCCTTCAGCACGGGTATGTTCTCTCTGGAGCTGCAGAGGCCCCCAGCCTCCACCAAGGCCCTGGAGGTCAAGCTTGCCTACCAGGAGTCAGAGGTGGTGGCTCTGCTGAAGAAAATCCCTCTGGGCCTGGTGGAGATGACGTCCATACGGGACAGGGCCGAGCAGCTCCGAGACGGGAACTTCTGTGACTACAGGCCCGTCCTGCCCCTCATGCTGGCCAGCTTCATATTTGATGTGCTGTGTACCCCA GTTTGTACAGTTGTGTCCCCCACAGGTTCCCGTCCGCCTAGCCGTAATCGGAACAACGAGATGCCTGGAGATGAGGAGCTGGGCTTTGAGGCGGCTGTAGCAGCACTGG GTATGAAGACCACAGTGAGCGAGGCAGAGcatcctctgctgtgtgaggggaccaggagagagaaaggagacttGGCTCTGGCCCTCATGATCACATACAAGGATGACCAGAGCAAGCTGAAAAAG ATCCTGGACAAGCTGCTGGACAGAGAGAGCCAGACCCACAAGCCCCAGACCCTGAGCTCCTTCTACTCCAGCAAGCCAGCTGCCAGCAGTCAAAGGAGCCCGTCCAAGCACGCTACCCACACTGCTCACGGACACGGAGGTGCCACCGGAGGGGTGTCCAAACATGCACCCAACACCACAGCTGCAGCCgggtcctcctcctccttgcaAGCGGTGGCTGCTGGGGGGGCGGCAGGACAGCAGGCGGGTCTGGCGGGCAGTGGGGTGCAGAACAACTCCACAGCCGGAGAGTGTGTCAGTGAGGCCAGAGAGCAAG CAGATGGTGTCCAGCCTGCGTCATGTGACCAGCCGAGTGAGGCTGTCCCATTCAAGCCAGAGGGCACAGTGCCGAGCCGCTTGGCGCTGGGAGGACGGGGGGCATACAGCGGGCGCTGCTGGGGCTCTCCTGTCCGCCAGAAGAAGAAACACACAG GCATGGCGAGTATCGACAGCAGTGCTCCTGAGACCACCTCAGACAGCTCCCCCACCCTTAGTCGACGCCCACTCAGAGGGGGCTGGGCCGCAGCTTCCTGGGGGAGGGGCCAAGACAGTGACAGCATCAGCAGCTCCTCTTCTGATTCGCTAGGCTCCTCCTCATCCAGTGGCTCTCGCAGGGCCGGAGGCGGAGCTAGAGCAAAGAGCACAGACACCAGCAG GTATAAAGGGCGTCGTCCCGAGTGCCATGCACCACATGTGCCCAACCAACCGTCGGAGGCGGCGGCCCACTTCTACTTCGAGCTGGCCAAGACCGTGCTGATCAAGGCCGGGGGCAACAGCTCCACCTCCATCTTCACCCAGCCCTCAGCCAGTGGAGGCCACCAGGGGCCCCACCGCAACTTGCACCTCTGTGCCTTTGAGATCGGCCTGTACGCCCTAGGCCTGCACAACTTTGTCTCACCTAACTGGCTCTCCAGGACCTACTCCTCCCACGTCTCCTGGATCACAG gCCAGGCCATGGAGATCGGCAGTGCTGCCCTCAACATCCTAGTGGAATGCTGGGACGGGCACCTCACCCCTCCCGAGGTGGCATCACTGGCCGACAGAGCATCACGGGCGCGGGATCCTAACATGGTTCGCGCTGCGGCTGAGCTGGCCCTAAGCTGCCTGCCCCATGCACACGCCCTCAACCCCAATGAGATCCAGAGGGCCCTGGTGCAGTGCAAGGAACAG gACAATGTGATGCTAGAGAAAGCCTGTATGGCTGTAGAGGAGGCAGCCAAGGGGGGCGGTGTGTACCCTGAGGTTCTGTTTGAGGTGGCCCACCAGTGGTACTGGCTCTATGAGCAGACAGTAGGAGGGGTGTCAGGGGCCCAGCGTGAAGGCCCGGGACGCTGTGGGGCCAACGGTGGAGCTGGAAGGAGGCCCCCAGAGACGGGCCACGGTGTAATGGACAACATTGGCAACATGGATTCCTCCGGCGTCGCTACGGTGACGGCCTCAGTGACAGCAGCGGCTGTGGTGCCCGTCATCTCTGTGGGCTCCACCATCTACCAATCACACGCCCTTCCCGGCTCGGCCATGGCCCACCCCCACACCCAGGGCCTGCAcccctacaccaccatccagGCCCACCTACCCACAGTCTGCACCCCCCAGTACCTGGGGCACCCACTGCAGCACGTCCCCCGGCCCACTGTATTCCCTGTGTCAGGGGGTGCCTACCCACAG GGAATGCACCCGGCCTTTATCGGTGCCCAGTACCCGTTCTCAGTGGCCACTGGCCCCCATCCGCCCATGGCAGCGACAGCGGTCACCTTCCCCGGTGTTCCCGTGCCGTCCATGACCCAGATCGCCGTCCACCCCTATCACACCGAGACCGGCCTGCCTCTTAGCACCACTGTAGCAG GAGCCGCATCTTTTTCCCCTTTCTATCCAGTAGGTGGCGTCCATTCAGGCGCCACAATCCAGGCCATTCAGGGGTCATCTCTTCCTGGAATGTCTTCTCAGCCTGTCTCATTGGTCAGCGCCCCCTTCCCGTCTGAAGACGAGCAGCAtagccagccaatcagccagcaGGGCCTTCACTACCtgcactcagcatacagagttg GCATGCTAGCTTTGGAGATGCTTGGCAGGAGGGCTCACAACGACCACCCCAATAACTTCTCCCGCAGCCCCCCATACACAGAGGACGTCAAGTGGCTCCTGGGCCTGGCTGCACGGCTAG GCGTGAACTACGTGTACCAGTTCTGTGTGGGTGCGGCTAAGGGCGTGCTCAGCCCCTTCGTTCTTCAGGAGATCATCATGGAGGCTCTCCAGAGACTGAACCCCGCCCACATCCATGCCCATCTCCGCACGCCTGCCTTCCACCAACTGGTGCAGCGCTGCCAGCAGGCCTACCTACAG TACATCCACCACCGGCTGATCCACCTGACCCCGGCCGACTACGACGACTTTGTCAACATCATCCGCAGCGCCCGCGGGGCCTTCTGCCTGACCCCTGTGGGCATGATGCAGTTCAACGACGTGCTGCAGAACCTGAAGAGGGGCAAGCAGACGAAGGAGCTGTGGCAGCGCATCTCTCTGGAGATGGCCACCTTCTCCCCATGA